From a region of the Paenibacillus sp. R14(2021) genome:
- a CDS encoding sugar ABC transporter permease: protein MEAAGKRLGARKSFARHWQLYLVVAPPFLFFIIFKYYPMLNAVLAFKDYYVTKGIWGSPWVGLYNFRMFFENPLFGTIVKNTITLSFYLLLAGFPIPILLALMLNEVRAQKFKRFVQLVTFAPYFISTVVMVSIIMLFLAPRLGFVNVFLNHLGLDSVNFLGSPGMFSSIYVWSDIWQTAGYSAVIYLAALSGVDPTLYEAAKVDGASRFQKIWNVDLPGILPTISIILILNVGNVMAIGFEKVYLLQNKLNIANSEIIATYVYQIGLLNANYSFATAVGLFNSVINLVLLFTVNAMARRFLKSSIW from the coding sequence TTGGAAGCCGCTGGCAAACGTCTCGGCGCAAGAAAGAGTTTCGCAAGACATTGGCAATTGTATCTCGTCGTCGCACCGCCGTTTTTATTCTTTATTATTTTCAAATACTACCCGATGCTGAACGCGGTTCTAGCCTTCAAAGACTATTACGTGACGAAGGGCATCTGGGGCAGTCCGTGGGTTGGTCTTTACAACTTTAGAATGTTCTTCGAGAATCCGTTGTTCGGCACGATCGTGAAGAATACGATTACGCTCAGCTTCTATCTGCTGCTTGCCGGATTCCCGATTCCGATTCTGCTGGCGCTGATGTTAAACGAGGTGCGCGCCCAGAAGTTCAAGCGCTTCGTGCAGCTCGTGACTTTCGCGCCGTATTTTATTTCCACAGTCGTCATGGTATCGATCATCATGCTCTTCTTAGCGCCTCGGCTTGGATTTGTAAACGTATTCTTGAATCACTTGGGTCTGGATTCCGTCAATTTCCTAGGCAGTCCGGGCATGTTCTCGTCGATTTATGTCTGGTCCGATATTTGGCAGACGGCCGGCTATTCAGCCGTTATCTATTTGGCCGCGCTGTCCGGGGTCGACCCGACGCTGTATGAGGCCGCCAAGGTGGACGGCGCATCACGCTTCCAGAAAATATGGAATGTCGATTTGCCGGGTATTCTGCCGACGATTTCGATCATCTTGATTCTAAACGTCGGGAACGTCATGGCAATCGGCTTCGAGAAAGTGTATCTGCTCCAAAATAAACTGAACATCGCCAATTCGGAGATTATCGCGACTTACGTGTATCAGATCGGCCTGCTGAATGCGAACTACAGCTTTGCCACGGCAGTCGGCCTGTTTAACTCCGTCATCAATCTGGTGCTGTTGTTCACCGTAAACGCAATGGCACGTCGGTTTTTGAAATCCAGCATCTGGTAA
- a CDS encoding helix-turn-helix domain-containing protein codes for MKKFSSVFRSFLVSYIVILIIPSIAGFISYRTSISITEKLSIENSVMQLQKSKELLERRMAEVEGFTRQLAINPDLNVLMNEKSAGDQTNVYGIWKMLRSVLTFGQTNDFLQQFYIYLGNYNVILTPGSAYFRPEHYYDSFRYEDQSLAEWKQSVLGKTHRSEIMPLRKFNNKGTMTSVVTYMQSFPLDSFSGSSPAVAVVIIDEKTIASLLTGITDKYGGWTQISDAYGHAIASQGSGLPDMKALAKDASFDPHKTSQFYDDDLVITIRSETSGWVYRSGIPRHALLENANQIKIMTWTITGIALAIGLLVGLLLAYRNSVPIHKLVSVVKEQFGKVETAERNEYDFLHGNIAEMIRSSNQLESELHRQLPLIRDAFLKRLISGELQTREEIFAAASQANTGIYGNSGYVCILHVQGYSGMDSVEVLNELHAARLILKQALLDIAGFTLTTDWGSDRIVIVFASKEAETGNRLGRSEIAALLEQLSRQAFAEYRITFTAALGDLFGSETEVNVSYEQAKQTLEHALHADRKGVVWYDETSMESATYYYPLDMELRLIGTIRAGETDEARRMVRSVLSLNTEQRELSVEMWQQLVGELKGSLLKLLDQKTFMESGMFEQLKDRIIAIQAPDKRTFQTEIEDIADAMCAVVVSRKNDSHTRTVEGIKAYIGEHFSDSELTLYRVAEQVERPEKYISQLFKEVTGSNLSDYLEQVRMEHAVTLLRENRYTVDEISSRVGYNSSHSFRRAFKRVTGVSPSSYRQTAEG; via the coding sequence ATGAAGAAGTTTTCAAGCGTGTTCAGGAGCTTCCTGGTGTCTTATATCGTCATATTGATTATTCCAAGCATCGCCGGATTCATATCTTATCGTACCTCCATTTCAATCACAGAGAAGCTGTCCATCGAGAACAGCGTGATGCAGCTCCAGAAGAGCAAAGAATTGTTGGAGCGGCGAATGGCGGAAGTCGAAGGCTTCACGAGGCAGCTCGCGATTAATCCGGATTTGAATGTTTTAATGAACGAGAAGAGCGCCGGAGACCAAACGAATGTGTACGGCATATGGAAAATGCTTCGCAGCGTGCTGACATTCGGGCAAACCAACGATTTTCTGCAGCAATTCTATATTTACTTGGGCAATTACAACGTCATCCTGACGCCGGGCTCCGCGTATTTCCGTCCCGAGCATTATTATGACAGCTTCCGTTATGAAGATCAGTCGCTCGCGGAATGGAAACAGTCCGTTCTGGGCAAAACGCACCGAAGCGAAATTATGCCCCTCCGTAAATTCAACAACAAAGGGACAATGACTTCTGTTGTTACCTATATGCAGTCCTTCCCGCTGGACAGCTTCAGCGGCTCCTCGCCGGCAGTAGCCGTCGTCATTATCGATGAGAAAACGATTGCGAGCCTATTGACGGGCATAACCGACAAGTACGGCGGATGGACCCAGATCAGTGATGCCTACGGCCATGCGATCGCTTCGCAGGGCTCCGGCTTGCCCGATATGAAGGCACTGGCTAAGGACGCGAGTTTTGATCCGCATAAGACGAGCCAATTTTACGATGACGACCTCGTCATCACGATCCGTTCGGAGACGAGCGGCTGGGTCTACCGCTCCGGCATTCCAAGACATGCGCTGCTGGAGAATGCGAACCAGATTAAGATCATGACATGGACCATAACCGGCATTGCGCTTGCTATTGGCCTGTTGGTCGGTCTGCTGCTCGCTTACCGCAACAGCGTACCGATCCATAAGCTGGTGTCTGTCGTGAAGGAGCAGTTCGGCAAGGTCGAGACTGCTGAACGGAATGAATACGACTTCCTGCACGGGAACATCGCGGAAATGATTCGAAGCAGCAATCAGCTGGAGTCTGAGCTGCACCGCCAGCTGCCGCTCATTCGGGATGCCTTCCTGAAAAGGTTGATTTCCGGAGAACTGCAGACCCGGGAGGAGATATTCGCAGCGGCTTCACAAGCGAATACGGGGATCTATGGTAATTCCGGCTACGTGTGTATCCTGCATGTCCAGGGTTATTCCGGCATGGACAGCGTAGAGGTGCTGAACGAGCTGCATGCCGCAAGGCTCATCCTGAAGCAGGCGCTGCTCGACATTGCCGGCTTTACGCTTACGACCGATTGGGGCTCGGACCGGATCGTCATCGTGTTCGCTTCCAAGGAAGCGGAGACCGGCAATAGGCTCGGCCGCAGCGAGATCGCCGCGCTGCTGGAGCAGTTATCCCGGCAGGCCTTCGCGGAATACCGCATTACCTTCACGGCAGCGCTCGGTGATCTCTTCGGCTCGGAGACGGAAGTCAATGTGTCTTATGAGCAAGCCAAGCAAACGCTCGAGCATGCGCTGCACGCCGATCGCAAAGGCGTGGTCTGGTATGATGAGACGAGTATGGAGAGCGCAACCTATTACTATCCGCTCGATATGGAGCTGCGTTTGATCGGGACGATCAGGGCAGGTGAAACGGACGAGGCGAGGCGCATGGTTCGATCCGTACTGTCGCTCAATACCGAGCAGCGCGAGTTGTCGGTCGAGATGTGGCAGCAGCTCGTCGGAGAGCTTAAAGGCTCGCTGCTGAAGCTGCTGGACCAGAAGACATTCATGGAATCCGGCATGTTCGAGCAGTTGAAGGACCGCATCATTGCGATTCAAGCGCCCGATAAGCGGACCTTTCAGACGGAGATCGAGGATATCGCGGATGCGATGTGTGCGGTTGTCGTCAGCCGCAAGAACGACAGCCATACGAGAACGGTCGAAGGCATTAAAGCCTATATCGGCGAGCATTTCTCGGATTCGGAGCTGACGCTGTACCGGGTTGCGGAGCAGGTGGAACGGCCGGAGAAATATATTTCCCAGCTGTTTAAGGAAGTGACCGGCTCCAACCTGTCCGATTATCTAGAGCAAGTTCGCATGGAGCACGCCGTTACACTGCTGCGGGAAAACCGATATACGGTGGATGAAATCTCTTCCCGCGTCGGCTACAACAGCTCGCATTCGTTCCGCAGAGCGTTCAAACGAGTCACTGGCGTTTCACCAAGTTCGTACCGGCAGACTGCCGAGGGTTGA
- a CDS encoding ArsB/NhaD family transporter yields MAMALAISVFSASLALIVWKPRGLHEAITALIGAALLFAARLLVPGDAAYIWSFVWDATFSLIGIMLFTSLLDANGFFRWAALHIVHRFHHKQLQLLTGLCTLAACITVFFNNDGTVLIMIPIVLEVTALLRLTRKARIAFLLGVGLMADTASAPLMMSNLTNILTADFFHITFGEYARTMLIPGLVSIAATIGVTTAFFGKSVHAQERRSEAPRRFEEPNSAIANRKLFLLSWLIIAAMLAGYLLAGKVGIPVAYVALGGAAVQWIASAAAGMGNFRSTLRGTPWLIVVFALSMNLIVYSLYVHGAADWLPKAIAPMTDQGVFVGILGSGALFSLLSAALNNLPAVLVSSLAIHESGGPHYLPFASLLGTSVGAKLTPIGSLATLLWLQLLRKGGIDMSWREYVKVGVAMTLPILLCALLSLWLLFA; encoded by the coding sequence ATGGCTATGGCACTCGCAATCAGCGTATTTTCCGCTTCGCTTGCGCTGATCGTTTGGAAGCCGAGAGGATTGCACGAAGCGATCACCGCGCTCATCGGCGCCGCGCTGCTCTTCGCGGCACGCCTGTTGGTGCCTGGGGATGCGGCTTATATCTGGAGCTTTGTTTGGGACGCGACGTTCTCGCTCATCGGCATTATGCTGTTCACGTCACTTCTGGATGCCAACGGGTTTTTCCGGTGGGCTGCACTCCATATCGTCCATCGGTTCCATCACAAGCAGCTTCAGCTCTTGACCGGACTGTGTACGCTCGCAGCTTGCATTACCGTGTTCTTCAACAATGACGGTACGGTTCTGATCATGATTCCCATCGTTTTGGAAGTAACCGCACTGCTGCGGCTGACGCGCAAGGCGCGAATCGCGTTCCTGCTCGGCGTCGGTCTGATGGCGGATACGGCGAGCGCGCCGCTCATGATGAGCAATTTAACCAACATTCTGACGGCGGATTTCTTCCACATCACGTTCGGTGAATATGCCAGAACGATGCTGATCCCGGGCTTGGTCTCGATCGCGGCTACAATCGGCGTGACGACGGCGTTTTTCGGTAAAAGCGTTCATGCGCAGGAGAGAAGGTCGGAAGCACCGCGGCGTTTCGAGGAGCCGAATTCAGCGATCGCGAACCGGAAGCTGTTCTTATTGTCATGGCTCATCATCGCTGCCATGCTGGCGGGATATCTGCTCGCCGGGAAGGTTGGCATTCCCGTAGCCTATGTAGCGCTGGGCGGCGCGGCAGTCCAATGGATCGCCAGTGCGGCGGCAGGAATGGGGAATTTCAGGAGCACGCTTCGTGGAACACCTTGGCTGATTGTCGTATTTGCGTTGTCGATGAATTTGATTGTGTACAGCTTGTACGTGCACGGAGCGGCAGACTGGCTGCCGAAGGCGATTGCACCAATGACAGATCAGGGCGTATTCGTTGGCATCCTCGGCTCAGGTGCATTGTTCTCGCTGCTCAGCGCTGCCTTAAACAATTTGCCTGCCGTGCTCGTCTCCTCACTGGCCATTCATGAGTCAGGTGGGCCTCATTACCTGCCATTTGCCAGCCTGCTCGGCACGTCGGTAGGCGCCAAGCTGACGCCAATCGGTTCGCTTGCAACCTTGCTCTGGCTGCAGCTGCTGCGAAAAGGCGGCATCGATATGTCGTGGCGTGAATATGTGAAGGTTGGAGTGGCGATGACGCTGCCGATCCTGCTTTGCGCGCTGCTCTCGTTATGGCTTCTATTTGCTTGA
- a CDS encoding glycoside hydrolase N-terminal domain-containing protein — protein sequence MRIWYDRSASDWTQGLPIGNGSLGAVVCSGAESEIWHLTETTYWSGRAERTISLSKGKAGLAEMRQLFFDGDYANGERLVEQQLMPEKGNFGTNVPMCDVKLTFDHAEEVFVRELNVAEAIVRTGYSSGGVRYEREMFATHADNVAAARIRSERPSSLSFAIDIEGRSQTFHAWADAHGEGAASLHFNGRATEHVHSDGTCGVNGRGILRVCVSGGSVRIDRNRIVVELADEASIYFAAATDYRTEDGQWLEEPELRIDLAVRKGFDGLKARHLADYRKLYGRVNVELGSGAEMLQADDLATDKRILRMRENGGQGDPQLYALFYQFGRYLMIAGSREDSKLPMHLQGIWNDGEAARMAWSCDFHLDVNTEMNYYPAETGNLAECHLPLLRFVERLAEAGKTAAQDFYGCEGWVAHVFTNAWGFAAPGWHYSWGLNVTGGLWLAAQLREHYEFSRDDAFLRNLAYPVLREAAAFYLDYMVCHPETGHLVTGPSNSPENSFYPDDEQTVSYTMSMGSVMDTMLVRELFGFCIESSVRLGTDEEFRVRLETALPLLPPLAVGGRGQLQEWLKDYGEAQPDHRHLSHLYGLYPGREITPEAAPALAAAARQTLDNRQRGADLEDVEFTLALFAAGRARLHDGDKAREHLTYLISQLCLDNMLTFSKSGIAGAEVDIFVVDGNFGGAAAFAEMLLQSHAGEIHILPALPQDWPAGRFAGLRARGDAEVEALWENGSLTAVTVKANRPLETRLRYGRTVIDLRLDGGESREFNGMLVETVTEKGIN from the coding sequence ATGAGAATTTGGTATGATCGTTCAGCTTCGGATTGGACGCAGGGGCTGCCGATCGGCAATGGAAGTCTCGGTGCCGTCGTTTGCAGCGGCGCGGAATCTGAGATCTGGCACTTAACGGAAACGACCTATTGGTCTGGTAGAGCCGAACGAACGATCAGCCTTTCGAAGGGCAAGGCTGGCTTGGCAGAAATGCGGCAGCTGTTCTTTGATGGGGATTACGCGAACGGCGAGCGGCTGGTTGAGCAGCAGCTGATGCCGGAGAAGGGCAATTTCGGAACCAATGTGCCGATGTGCGACGTGAAATTGACGTTCGACCATGCAGAGGAAGTGTTCGTCCGGGAATTAAACGTGGCCGAGGCGATCGTACGCACGGGCTATAGCTCTGGCGGCGTTCGTTATGAACGCGAAATGTTCGCAACGCATGCCGACAATGTCGCCGCGGCTCGTATCCGCAGCGAAAGGCCAAGCTCGCTTTCCTTTGCGATTGATATCGAAGGGCGTTCTCAAACATTTCATGCATGGGCCGATGCACACGGCGAAGGTGCCGCTTCGCTCCATTTCAACGGGAGAGCGACCGAGCATGTGCACAGCGACGGAACATGCGGCGTGAATGGCCGAGGCATCCTGCGCGTATGCGTAAGCGGTGGATCCGTACGGATTGATCGCAATCGAATTGTCGTGGAACTGGCCGATGAAGCGAGCATATATTTCGCTGCCGCAACAGACTATAGAACGGAAGACGGACAATGGTTGGAAGAACCGGAGCTGCGAATCGATCTCGCGGTCCGCAAAGGTTTTGACGGCTTGAAAGCAAGGCATCTTGCGGATTATCGCAAGTTGTATGGCCGCGTAAACGTTGAGCTTGGTTCAGGGGCCGAGATGCTTCAAGCTGACGATCTGGCAACCGACAAGCGAATACTGCGTATGCGCGAAAATGGTGGTCAAGGAGATCCGCAGCTGTACGCCTTGTTCTATCAATTCGGCCGATATCTTATGATTGCAGGCTCCCGCGAGGACTCCAAACTGCCGATGCATCTGCAGGGCATATGGAATGACGGGGAAGCGGCACGCATGGCATGGAGCTGCGATTTCCATCTGGATGTCAACACCGAAATGAATTATTACCCGGCGGAAACCGGTAATCTGGCGGAATGCCATCTGCCGCTGCTTCGTTTTGTCGAACGGCTGGCCGAAGCCGGGAAAACGGCCGCACAGGATTTTTACGGCTGCGAGGGCTGGGTGGCCCATGTGTTCACGAATGCTTGGGGATTCGCGGCACCAGGCTGGCATTATTCATGGGGGCTCAATGTAACCGGCGGCTTGTGGCTGGCGGCACAGCTTCGCGAGCACTATGAATTTAGCCGGGACGACGCGTTTTTGCGTAATTTAGCTTATCCTGTTCTGCGGGAGGCCGCAGCTTTCTACCTCGATTATATGGTTTGCCACCCGGAGACCGGACATCTCGTTACGGGTCCGTCCAATTCGCCGGAAAACAGTTTCTATCCGGATGATGAACAGACCGTTTCATACACGATGTCCATGGGCTCGGTCATGGATACGATGCTCGTTCGTGAACTATTCGGGTTCTGCATCGAGAGTTCCGTGCGGTTGGGAACGGATGAGGAATTTCGCGTACGCTTGGAGACGGCGCTTCCCCTGCTCCCGCCGCTCGCGGTCGGAGGACGCGGTCAGCTGCAGGAATGGCTGAAGGATTACGGCGAGGCCCAGCCTGACCATCGGCATTTATCGCACTTGTACGGCTTGTATCCAGGCCGTGAAATTACGCCGGAAGCTGCACCGGCCCTTGCTGCAGCGGCGAGGCAGACGCTCGATAACCGGCAGCGGGGCGCAGATTTGGAGGATGTGGAGTTTACGCTTGCCCTGTTCGCGGCGGGAAGAGCCAGACTCCATGACGGTGACAAAGCCCGCGAGCATTTGACGTACCTGATCAGTCAGCTTTGTTTGGACAATATGCTGACGTTCTCCAAATCCGGCATCGCCGGGGCGGAGGTGGACATCTTCGTCGTGGACGGCAACTTCGGCGGCGCAGCGGCATTCGCGGAAATGCTGCTCCAGAGCCATGCCGGTGAAATTCACATCCTGCCGGCACTTCCACAGGACTGGCCGGCCGGCCGCTTCGCCGGACTTCGCGCGCGCGGGGACGCCGAGGTAGAGGCGCTTTGGGAGAACGGCAGCCTCACGGCCGTTACCGTCAAGGCGAATCGTCCGCTCGAAACACGGCTGCGGTACGGACGCACGGTCATCGATCTGCGTTTGGACGGCGGAGAGAGCCGCGAGTTCAATGGCATGTTGGTAGAAACAGTTACAGAAAAGGGAATTAATTGA
- a CDS encoding extracellular solute-binding protein — MKKPIRSGWTAISLCAFLFLALPACDGAKQQDKPAAKPLRISIFAQQGTDQNLKTNSFSLALEHKFNVSFDWQTIPYEGAKEKRQISLASGNYPDAYILTSYVDQFTQADVLRYGKQGIFYPLNDLIDHYAPHIKEAFAKEPELRSLNTAPDGNIYGLAAFSECYHCSFPNKMWINSNWLKSLHLDMPKTTEDFQAVLRAFKYNDPNGNGLRDEIPLSGSTEDYGVRILPYLMNGFIYDDDRTYLDVNGGKVSLAADKPAWREGLAYVKSLYDEGLIDLGAFTQNADAFKQLGENEGVQILGAGAAMHPAIFVNTGPGNKRGSDYAPAPPLQGPHAAYSVYFQDGITPGAKFVITDKASLAERIELIRIADYLYTPEGQVGAEVGTEGIDWRKPIKGEQALDPNIPAQFVSIPEREGEPPRNTRWSGMGHFYMPKAYRNSWVQDSDIYAPNGYERRLFQATKLYEGHEPKEFFPMWAVWVDSANADEASMIQTNVKNMIDQSAIQFITGELDLDKDWDTYVNGLKSLGTAKYVGIMQQAYDSWASDINSK, encoded by the coding sequence TTGAAGAAGCCTATTCGGTCAGGTTGGACCGCGATTTCGCTCTGCGCATTCCTCTTCTTGGCGCTTCCTGCCTGCGATGGCGCCAAGCAGCAGGATAAGCCTGCCGCGAAGCCGCTCCGAATCAGTATTTTCGCGCAGCAGGGAACGGATCAGAATTTAAAAACGAACAGTTTTTCCCTTGCGCTTGAGCACAAATTCAATGTTTCATTTGATTGGCAGACCATTCCGTATGAAGGCGCCAAGGAGAAACGTCAAATTTCACTGGCGAGCGGCAATTATCCCGATGCCTACATCCTGACAAGCTACGTCGACCAGTTCACGCAAGCGGACGTTCTTCGCTACGGCAAACAGGGGATTTTCTATCCGCTGAACGATCTTATCGATCATTATGCGCCGCATATCAAGGAAGCCTTCGCCAAAGAACCGGAGCTGCGCTCGCTTAATACGGCGCCGGATGGCAATATTTATGGACTGGCCGCCTTCAGCGAATGCTATCATTGCTCCTTTCCCAACAAAATGTGGATAAACAGCAACTGGTTGAAGAGCCTGCATTTGGACATGCCGAAGACGACGGAGGACTTTCAAGCCGTGCTTCGCGCGTTCAAGTACAATGATCCTAACGGAAACGGCTTGAGAGACGAGATTCCGCTTAGCGGCTCTACGGAGGATTATGGCGTACGCATACTGCCTTATCTCATGAATGGATTTATCTATGATGACGATCGCACCTATCTGGACGTCAATGGCGGAAAAGTCAGTTTGGCCGCAGATAAGCCGGCTTGGCGCGAGGGATTGGCTTATGTCAAATCCTTATATGACGAAGGGCTGATCGATTTAGGGGCGTTTACGCAAAACGCCGATGCTTTCAAGCAATTGGGCGAGAATGAAGGCGTTCAAATTTTGGGGGCTGGAGCGGCGATGCACCCAGCGATCTTCGTGAATACGGGTCCAGGCAACAAACGAGGAAGCGATTATGCGCCTGCACCGCCTCTGCAAGGTCCGCATGCAGCGTATTCCGTTTATTTTCAGGACGGCATAACGCCGGGGGCCAAATTCGTCATAACGGACAAGGCGAGTCTGGCGGAGCGAATCGAGCTCATTCGAATTGCCGATTATCTCTATACACCTGAAGGCCAGGTAGGGGCTGAAGTAGGCACAGAAGGCATCGATTGGCGTAAGCCAATTAAAGGGGAGCAGGCACTCGATCCTAATATTCCTGCTCAATTCGTAAGTATTCCGGAGAGGGAAGGGGAACCGCCCCGCAATACAAGATGGAGCGGGATGGGTCATTTCTATATGCCGAAAGCCTACAGGAACAGTTGGGTGCAGGATAGTGACATTTATGCGCCGAACGGGTATGAACGAAGGCTCTTTCAAGCGACCAAACTGTACGAGGGCCATGAACCGAAGGAGTTTTTTCCGATGTGGGCGGTGTGGGTGGATTCCGCGAATGCCGACGAAGCGAGTATGATCCAAACCAATGTCAAAAATATGATCGATCAGAGCGCCATTCAATTCATAACGGGCGAATTGGACTTGGACAAGGATTGGGACACCTATGTAAATGGGCTGAAATCACTTGGAACGGCAAAATATGTAGGCATCATGCAGCAGGCCTACGACAGTTGGGCATCCGATATAAATTCCAAATAA
- a CDS encoding xanthine phosphoribosyltransferase, producing MELLKERILREASILNQDVLKLDALLNHQVDPLLTLEMGKEFARLYAETPITKVITVESSGIPVAFTTAMALNVPLVFARRKKTLIADPDAYIERVPSFTKGIVTDIMVSRQFLTSTDTVLFIDDIIANGDAARGLIKIIERSGAKLAGLGIVVEKSFQAGARTIREQGIRVESLAKIASLEGGKIRFET from the coding sequence ATGGAACTGTTAAAAGAACGCATTTTGCGCGAGGCTTCGATTTTGAATCAGGACGTTCTGAAGCTGGATGCACTGCTCAATCATCAGGTCGATCCGCTGCTGACATTAGAAATGGGGAAAGAATTCGCGCGCCTTTACGCCGAAACGCCGATTACCAAAGTCATTACCGTGGAATCCTCTGGCATCCCGGTCGCTTTCACGACCGCAATGGCGCTGAATGTACCGCTTGTCTTCGCAAGACGCAAGAAAACGCTCATTGCCGATCCGGATGCGTACATCGAACGCGTGCCTTCGTTTACGAAAGGCATTGTAACGGACATCATGGTTTCCCGTCAATTTTTAACGTCCACGGATACGGTGCTCTTCATAGATGATATCATTGCCAATGGCGATGCCGCTCGCGGTCTGATCAAAATCATCGAGCGCTCGGGTGCCAAGCTGGCCGGTCTTGGCATCGTCGTCGAGAAATCGTTTCAAGCCGGAGCGCGCACGATTCGCGAGCAGGGCATTCGGGTAGAATCTCTTGCCAAGATTGCTTCACTTGAAGGCGGCAAAATCAGGTTCGAGACTTAA
- a CDS encoding AraC family transcriptional regulator: MKQLTDITPFLGDYMPYLYDGSSNEGLRTCSVYAIHLFPDGPGEMEVDGKRYPIGRRTLVFLRPGQPHAFHISPDHPQSSYNLYFDLWEQQEPRSLNRFFFRHPEKYQPHTGTPTFPCEELDGMPSVFSLQSQPLLFDLLHLITRQFETLSYHRQETVNSLFYGWMLAWYNAVHAHQPSDYRIVRLLAKLEAHPERREPVADWWKSCGLKRTYFHELFLRETGLTPKAYQHKQLMKRASQLIQESDLSITAIAEKLGYTSIHPFTRHFSTYFGVSPRQFRAGPPVLQ, translated from the coding sequence GTGAAACAGCTGACAGATATCACCCCGTTTCTCGGGGACTACATGCCCTACCTCTACGACGGCAGCTCGAACGAGGGGCTCCGTACTTGCAGCGTATATGCCATACATCTCTTCCCTGACGGCCCCGGCGAGATGGAGGTCGATGGTAAACGCTATCCGATCGGAAGGAGAACGCTGGTCTTCCTAAGACCCGGCCAGCCCCATGCCTTCCATATTTCCCCGGACCATCCGCAATCGTCGTATAACCTTTATTTTGACCTGTGGGAGCAGCAGGAGCCCCGCTCGCTGAATCGCTTCTTCTTCCGGCATCCGGAGAAATACCAGCCGCATACCGGAACGCCGACGTTCCCTTGCGAAGAACTGGACGGCATGCCGAGCGTCTTCTCGCTGCAGTCGCAGCCGCTGCTATTCGATCTGCTGCATCTCATCACCAGGCAGTTCGAGACGTTAAGCTACCATCGGCAAGAAACAGTAAACAGCTTGTTCTACGGCTGGATGCTGGCTTGGTACAATGCCGTTCATGCGCATCAGCCGAGTGACTATCGAATCGTTCGCCTGCTGGCCAAGCTGGAAGCCCATCCGGAACGAAGGGAGCCCGTAGCGGATTGGTGGAAATCCTGCGGTCTGAAGCGGACGTATTTTCACGAGCTGTTCCTGCGTGAGACAGGCCTAACGCCCAAAGCCTATCAGCACAAGCAGTTAATGAAGCGAGCCTCGCAATTAATCCAGGAAAGCGATCTAAGTATAACGGCAATCGCCGAGAAGCTCGGCTACACGTCAATCCATCCGTTTACCCGGCATTTCAGTACGTATTTCGGCGTAAGCCCAAGGCAATTCCGGGCTGGACCGCCTGTATTACAATAA